A part of Terriglobia bacterium genomic DNA contains:
- a CDS encoding BlaI/MecI/CopY family transcriptional regulator: MARTKFTKLELHILEALWAYGKASIREIQEAFPEPRPAYTTIQTTVYRLEGKKAVRRVRKISNAHIFEPLVARDVTRRGLLDEILSFFGGKAQPMMAQLAEAGKLTRDDVRELERIIKERDEREHEKGWRSK; this comes from the coding sequence ATGGCCAGGACCAAATTCACCAAGCTCGAACTGCACATCCTCGAGGCGCTCTGGGCGTACGGGAAGGCCTCCATCCGCGAAATCCAGGAGGCGTTTCCCGAACCTCGGCCCGCCTACACCACGATACAAACGACCGTGTACCGGCTCGAAGGCAAGAAGGCTGTCCGCCGCGTCCGGAAAATCAGCAACGCGCACATCTTCGAACCCCTCGTGGCGCGCGATGTGACCAGGCGCGGGCTGCTCGACGAGATCCTGAGCTTCTTTGGCGGAAAGGCCCAGCCGATGATGGCGCAACTCGCCGAAGCGGGGAAGCTCACCCGTGACGATGTCCGCGAGCTGGAGCGCATCATTAAGGAGCGCGACGAACGGGAACACGAAAAGGGATGGAGGTCGAAATGA